In one Flammeovirga yaeyamensis genomic region, the following are encoded:
- a CDS encoding purine-cytosine permease family protein codes for MQLKKLFKEQVNNVNEYEREPVPKSEVKGFKSFVGMVSGEHIAGTEFVIGPLFVLHGAAAKDVFLGLLLGNLLATLSWVLFCAPAAVKTRTTIFYQLERISGKGIVTLYNSVNGLLFCVTASAMIGVSASAVGIMLDIKGPGLNDLYPTSPLWVGIIFAIGAVITIVATFGFDKVSKFANIFAPWMPVIFFSAGVAMLPQLGVTSVSDFFQVAEEKIWTGVPIDGQTKYTFWHIMIFAWLCNSAMHLGLADMSIYRYAKKSTYGLASAFGMFIGHFMAWIASGILCAVALQMGETNPSPGQIAFMGAGVTGLICVVIAGWTTANPTIYRSGLAVQGLFPKMKRWKITLIVGCVTTILACSPAFVAKLDQFLGVYALCAAPIGAIVLADIFIFPKLGLQSNYAEKKKSMLNLSVLISWALSVLGSYLVYKVFDLDFYFFAAIPGWLLGFVTYIISSKLLQRDTGNEEDVEFQNITVDEFN; via the coding sequence ATGCAACTAAAGAAACTATTTAAGGAGCAGGTCAACAACGTAAATGAATACGAAAGAGAGCCTGTACCAAAATCTGAAGTAAAAGGCTTTAAAAGCTTTGTCGGCATGGTATCGGGAGAACATATAGCAGGAACCGAATTTGTAATCGGACCTTTGTTTGTTTTGCATGGTGCGGCCGCAAAAGATGTATTTTTGGGACTACTTTTAGGAAACTTGCTAGCAACCTTAAGCTGGGTGTTGTTTTGTGCACCTGCAGCAGTAAAAACTAGAACAACTATCTTTTACCAATTAGAACGAATTAGTGGAAAAGGGATTGTCACATTATATAATAGTGTCAATGGCCTTTTGTTTTGTGTGACCGCATCTGCAATGATCGGTGTTTCAGCATCCGCAGTGGGGATTATGTTGGATATTAAAGGTCCAGGACTAAACGATCTTTATCCAACGAGTCCATTGTGGGTAGGGATTATTTTTGCAATTGGAGCTGTTATTACTATTGTAGCCACTTTTGGTTTCGATAAAGTATCGAAATTTGCCAACATCTTTGCTCCATGGATGCCCGTTATTTTCTTTTCGGCAGGTGTTGCTATGTTACCACAATTAGGAGTGACTTCTGTTAGTGATTTCTTTCAGGTAGCAGAAGAGAAAATATGGACAGGTGTTCCCATAGATGGACAAACAAAGTACACTTTTTGGCATATCATGATCTTTGCGTGGTTATGTAACAGTGCAATGCACTTAGGTTTAGCCGATATGTCGATTTATCGTTATGCAAAAAAATCGACTTATGGTTTAGCTTCTGCATTTGGTATGTTCATTGGTCATTTTATGGCTTGGATTGCTTCAGGTATTTTATGTGCTGTTGCTCTTCAAATGGGAGAGACCAATCCTTCACCAGGTCAGATTGCCTTTATGGGTGCAGGGGTAACCGGTTTAATTTGTGTTGTTATTGCAGGTTGGACTACAGCGAATCCAACAATTTATCGTTCAGGTTTAGCAGTTCAGGGCTTATTCCCCAAAATGAAACGATGGAAAATAACCCTTATTGTAGGGTGTGTGACTACTATCTTGGCTTGTTCACCAGCTTTTGTAGCCAAGTTAGATCAATTTTTAGGCGTGTATGCTTTATGTGCAGCTCCAATTGGTGCGATTGTATTAGCTGACATATTTATATTTCCGAAACTAGGTTTACAATCAAATTATGCCGAAAAGAAAAAGTCAATGCTTAATCTTTCGGTATTAATCTCATGGGCATTATCTGTGTTAGGATCATACCTCGTGTACAAAGTATTCGACCTAGACTTTTATTTCTTTGCAGCAATTCCAGGGTGGTTATTAGGTTTTGTCACCTATATAATTTCATCTAAACTACTACAAAGAGATACAGGAAATGAAGAAGATGTAGAATTTCAAAATATTACTGTAGATGAATTTAACTAA
- a CDS encoding InlB B-repeat-containing protein, with amino-acid sequence MMKILLKLFSFLFMFTAWITVQAQPDTWGQENAWESLNPGGGGQIQDLYFDRNVEGRIWFSSDMEGIYRSDDYGQSWQYVSRDLSHGMSFTVEQEIGGSRMYQGGLYGASYTDNAGAANYHEVTWNMIDITRGDAIASIAVSRDYNTVILAPGWQNKDPQKGQAAICDPVQNISSGKFNGVREIYLSQDAGVNWKKVVYEPTEGYRHVFGVEIHPVTDYIYLSAASGVYISKDNGETFTKVAKPTDALDGAGEAANVNKRPDGGSRGIELSPDGRHAYATYQTVANDNYADKRWAVYYAKVEENGDLGEWVKIMDGLIDTAEWFNPKVDPKSPINQNKMLIGTVWNDNANRVGLWECTLNFNDNHELVDYAWEKIIEKPTAGSNGNCFTFDVGWESRAFIVRAYDYSPSTWQDPYVISMGGMNVFLGDPSNNGFPCSAGSWWEVYGEIVPSAGSHTMAHTRGFASPYAYDVFSYKNYMIQGNADHGMLQSIDHGYSWTSHENPQGVTNVMSVLVTETTPELVLIDARKGFGAPSQTAGGLYAKELDLTSIGEKEDWKLIGGFEPNNNGVVQGLPSRNFRVIVADPNHPERVYVSMRGSSTNSGGIYMANNIVNVYNGTEDWVKISSADYDELDIRDVWVDPNNSDIVFGRSDTNNADGIIFRGVRQADMSYVWTSSIGLSNSKDAYVWDRGDGTSWLVASTTIGGNTAVYINKNLSDDTWNTESNWVNAGFDVPTSLTLRPEKWVIPGKPIKMSGLAAYGDHVVINTSVDNHKRGLGSFIGELQQDGSIEWSDWTLGVANNTAIVHSVSNQSKIIMDNGEPYYYVATAGTGPWRRKLPKVDLSCDISVSESVLDFASTGGTKTVIITASGAYDVHVDKSFVEISKENDELTVTMPSNNTADIRTAIITIAGCENKIITVSQSGLTSGGHETFDYFPDISTSWGNGDYVGDGGITWTFVQAKNINTLDGRNIKLRKPGTNPTPSFEGVVSGGITTFSVDVKNNKDLGGLEIYLNDELQGEWQVDKNRKQIYLQNLTYEGDVKIRLVTTGQNTSTYGDINIDNIKWSGAALDKELKVVNGTGSGFYPQGREIEIVADDAPAGYVFKNWTGSTGYLEDANQASTKLVMPGRNIELTANYVESTTQSYTLTVNQGTGSGTYFEDAQIEVAANNLAGKRFVAWTGDTDYLVNPNSASTTLTMPAMNVEITATYADATTYTLTVNKGSGSGDYEAGTTVEISAELPMDGYVFDKWTGDTEHIADVNSTSTTVTMPSSTVSLTATYREADVETFALTIEKGTGSGVYEVGQVVNIKADAAETGFVFLKWTGDVEYLADAMTEETTVTMPEKAITITATYREDDLTSIGDHLKEEKLLIYPNPASVQITVEGLDQQADIIIVNAMGQVMKFNPSVENNNIQITELPKGIYFLKNGRRTSKFIIK; translated from the coding sequence ATGATGAAAATTTTACTTAAACTATTCAGCTTCTTATTCATGTTCACAGCATGGATAACAGTACAAGCCCAGCCAGATACATGGGGGCAAGAAAATGCTTGGGAAAGTTTGAACCCAGGTGGTGGAGGCCAGATTCAAGACCTTTATTTTGATAGAAATGTGGAAGGACGAATTTGGTTCTCTTCAGATATGGAAGGAATTTATCGTTCTGATGACTACGGACAATCTTGGCAATATGTAAGTAGAGATTTAAGCCATGGTATGTCGTTTACGGTTGAGCAAGAAATTGGTGGATCTAGAATGTACCAAGGTGGTTTATATGGAGCATCTTATACAGATAATGCAGGAGCAGCCAATTACCATGAGGTGACGTGGAACATGATCGATATTACTAGAGGCGATGCAATTGCTTCTATAGCAGTATCAAGAGATTACAATACAGTAATTTTAGCTCCAGGTTGGCAAAACAAAGATCCTCAAAAAGGACAAGCAGCTATTTGTGATCCAGTACAAAATATATCATCTGGTAAATTTAATGGTGTAAGAGAAATATACTTATCTCAAGACGCAGGGGTGAACTGGAAAAAAGTGGTTTACGAACCAACAGAAGGTTACCGTCATGTATTTGGTGTAGAAATTCACCCTGTTACAGATTACATTTATTTAAGTGCCGCTTCTGGCGTGTATATCTCAAAGGATAATGGGGAAACTTTTACAAAAGTAGCCAAGCCGACAGATGCGTTGGATGGTGCGGGTGAAGCAGCGAATGTAAACAAAAGACCCGATGGCGGTTCAAGAGGTATCGAATTATCTCCTGATGGTCGTCATGCGTATGCGACTTATCAGACAGTAGCTAATGATAATTATGCCGACAAACGTTGGGCGGTATATTATGCAAAAGTAGAAGAGAATGGTGATTTAGGTGAGTGGGTGAAAATTATGGATGGCTTAATTGATACTGCGGAATGGTTCAACCCTAAAGTGGATCCAAAATCGCCTATCAATCAAAATAAAATGCTTATCGGTACTGTATGGAACGATAATGCTAACCGTGTTGGTCTTTGGGAATGTACTTTAAACTTTAATGATAATCACGAATTAGTCGACTATGCTTGGGAGAAAATTATTGAAAAACCAACGGCAGGGTCTAACGGTAACTGTTTCACTTTTGATGTAGGTTGGGAGAGTAGAGCATTTATTGTTAGAGCATACGATTATTCTCCATCAACATGGCAAGATCCTTATGTGATTTCAATGGGTGGTATGAATGTATTCCTTGGAGATCCATCAAATAATGGTTTCCCTTGTTCAGCAGGTAGCTGGTGGGAAGTGTATGGTGAGATTGTACCAAGTGCAGGAAGTCATACAATGGCACATACTAGAGGTTTTGCATCACCATATGCTTATGATGTTTTCAGTTATAAAAACTATATGATTCAAGGTAATGCAGATCATGGTATGTTACAAAGTATAGATCATGGATATTCATGGACATCACACGAAAATCCACAAGGTGTTACCAACGTGATGTCAGTTTTAGTGACTGAGACGACACCTGAATTAGTATTAATTGATGCAAGAAAAGGTTTTGGTGCGCCATCACAAACAGCAGGTGGTCTTTATGCTAAAGAGTTAGATCTAACAAGTATTGGAGAAAAAGAAGATTGGAAATTAATCGGAGGTTTTGAGCCAAACAATAATGGTGTGGTCCAAGGTCTTCCATCAAGAAATTTCAGAGTAATAGTTGCAGATCCTAATCATCCGGAAAGAGTGTATGTGAGTATGAGAGGATCTTCTACAAACTCTGGAGGTATTTACATGGCAAATAATATTGTCAATGTATATAATGGTACAGAAGATTGGGTGAAAATATCCTCTGCAGACTATGATGAATTGGACATTAGAGATGTATGGGTAGATCCAAATAATTCTGATATCGTTTTTGGGCGTTCAGATACAAATAATGCAGATGGTATTATTTTCAGAGGTGTTCGCCAAGCAGATATGTCGTATGTATGGACTTCATCAATTGGTCTTTCGAATTCTAAAGATGCCTACGTTTGGGATAGAGGTGATGGAACATCATGGTTAGTAGCTTCTACTACAATTGGCGGAAATACAGCAGTATATATCAATAAAAATTTAAGTGATGATACTTGGAATACGGAATCGAATTGGGTGAATGCTGGTTTTGATGTCCCTACATCTTTAACACTTCGTCCAGAAAAGTGGGTAATTCCAGGTAAGCCTATCAAAATGTCAGGTTTAGCAGCTTATGGTGATCATGTGGTCATCAATACATCCGTAGATAATCATAAAAGGGGATTAGGTTCATTTATTGGAGAATTACAACAAGATGGGTCTATCGAGTGGTCGGATTGGACATTAGGCGTAGCAAATAATACAGCTATTGTTCACTCTGTAAGTAATCAGTCAAAGATTATTATGGATAATGGTGAGCCATATTATTATGTTGCCACTGCAGGTACTGGACCTTGGAGAAGAAAACTTCCTAAAGTGGATCTTTCTTGTGACATTTCAGTATCAGAAAGTGTACTTGATTTTGCTTCGACTGGTGGAACAAAAACGGTTATAATTACTGCATCAGGAGCTTATGATGTACATGTGGATAAATCTTTTGTAGAAATTTCAAAAGAAAATGATGAGCTAACGGTAACTATGCCATCAAACAATACAGCAGATATAAGAACAGCGATTATCACTATTGCTGGTTGTGAGAATAAAATCATCACTGTTTCCCAATCAGGTTTAACTTCAGGTGGACACGAAACTTTTGATTACTTCCCAGATATTTCTACTTCTTGGGGAAATGGAGATTACGTTGGTGATGGTGGAATAACTTGGACATTCGTTCAAGCAAAAAACATCAACACATTAGACGGAAGAAACATTAAACTTAGGAAGCCAGGTACAAATCCAACTCCTAGTTTTGAAGGAGTTGTATCGGGTGGTATTACTACATTCTCAGTTGATGTAAAGAACAATAAAGATTTAGGTGGATTAGAAATCTATTTAAATGATGAACTTCAAGGTGAATGGCAAGTGGATAAAAACCGTAAACAGATCTATTTACAGAACCTAACTTACGAAGGTGATGTTAAAATCAGGTTGGTGACAACAGGTCAGAATACAAGTACATACGGTGATATTAATATTGATAATATCAAATGGAGCGGTGCTGCACTCGATAAAGAATTAAAAGTAGTAAACGGTACAGGATCAGGTTTCTATCCTCAAGGAAGAGAAATTGAAATAGTTGCAGACGATGCACCTGCTGGATATGTTTTCAAAAACTGGACGGGTTCTACAGGTTATTTAGAGGATGCAAATCAAGCATCAACGAAGTTAGTAATGCCAGGAAGAAATATTGAGTTAACTGCCAATTATGTAGAATCGACCACTCAATCATATACTCTGACGGTGAATCAGGGAACAGGTTCAGGTACTTATTTTGAAGATGCACAAATTGAAGTAGCTGCAAACAATTTAGCCGGAAAGAGATTTGTGGCTTGGACTGGAGATACAGATTATTTGGTGAATCCAAATAGTGCTTCAACTACGCTTACGATGCCAGCTATGAATGTAGAAATTACAGCAACATATGCAGATGCAACTACTTATACATTAACCGTAAACAAAGGATCAGGATCAGGAGATTATGAAGCAGGAACAACAGTAGAAATTTCTGCAGAATTACCAATGGACGGTTATGTATTTGATAAATGGACAGGAGATACGGAACATATAGCTGATGTAAATTCTACTTCGACAACGGTAACTATGCCTTCTTCAACGGTTTCATTAACGGCTACTTATAGAGAAGCTGATGTTGAAACATTTGCATTAACTATCGAAAAAGGTACTGGTTCAGGTGTATATGAAGTAGGACAAGTGGTGAATATCAAGGCGGATGCTGCAGAGACAGGTTTTGTTTTCTTAAAGTGGACAGGTGATGTTGAGTATTTAGCCGATGCAATGACTGAGGAAACAACAGTGACTATGCCTGAAAAAGCAATCACTATTACAGCCACTTATAGGGAAGATGATCTAACTTCTATTGGAGATCATTTAAAAGAAGAAAAATTATTGATTTACCCTAATCCAGCATCAGTACAAATTACTGTAGAGGGGTTAGATCAACAAGCAGATATTATCATTGTTAATGCAATGGGTCAGGTAATGAAGTTTAATCCATCTGTAGAAAACAATAACATTCAAATAACTGAATTACCAAAAGGAATTTACTTCTTAAAGAATGGAAGAAGAACTTCAAAATTCATAATTAAGTAA
- a CDS encoding InlB B-repeat-containing protein has protein sequence MNRVLLKTSFRMLFILAMIPFIGNAQDPNWGKENRWESLNPGGGGQIQDVYFDRNVEGRIWFSSDMEGVYRSDDFGQSWQYVSKDLSHGMAFCIAQEEGGSKLYQGGLYGAHVAVNPGASNHHNVSWDMIEETRGDAIASIAISSDHQTVVLAPGWQNKDPQKGQGSLIDPNQNLQSDKFNGERNIYLSKDRGATWTKVKYDNTNGYRNVFGVAIHPTNDNIYLGAASGVFVSSNGGNSFNLIAKPSEAIGPAGNATSITKRPDGGSRGVGLSPDGKYIYATYQTQGGSTYADRRWAVFVAKTSSTGITGGWTKIMDGLTDTAEWYDPKVDPRSTATEHRLLVGTVWNDNKNRIGLWEATVNYNGSGNVTSYNWEQILNLPKNNRCFDFEPSWERRDFIVRTCDYTPKSWNQHQIISMGGMNVFLTDADAVDFPCSSWKEVYGEVIYYQEGLAMSHERGFSSPYCYDVDSYKSYMIQGCADHGILQSLDNGYSWTSEHGPQGITNAMSVLTVPTNPALVLMDARKGYGAPSQSVGGLYAKPIELDRIGNAEDWKLIGGFTPNNSGTTNDLPSRNYRAMQYDPSNPKRVYVTMRGKNWGGANIEGGVYMTDDILAVYNGNGSWRKISESSMGYRDFRDVWVDPNNGNYIYVRSAGSGSAGSIYRGVRQSNGSYTWTNMETASKNTSDIYAWEKDGQTWLVAAAQINNVYGVHILKTPRNADWNDPSNWTFTGLDVAKTLEIRPEKWVEPNEPISIGGLAAFDDRIVANSEVSNHKKGNGSFIGVIQNNGTVQWSDWTRASANDRDIENPTSLQAKVRVEDGVPYYYVALAGTGPWRRQISSAVTPPTCSLSVNPNSVAFASNGGTKNISVTSTDAFSASSNQGWLSVSTSNNQISVVASANTSEQSRNATVTVSGCKNVSISITQEGASVTPPPTGDLFTETLDNMPTENQWANGSFVGNYGLTWDYVQVKRTSTINGNTIKLDNSANGSLSTSLSNGLTYLSFWAAPTGTGSPSGVEVYVNGQLIQSFEIAKGAAPQEFVIPILDESGTTALEFRGMNASDVQLDDISWKDNSAVTLYQLTVNNGSGSGSYAAGEIVTVTANAPAAGKQFNEWTGAEHHLANRNNASTQFTMPSNGATITATYVDLPSGDSGFENFDLLGTLNDWSTGSFVGNDGQVWNYSVIKRTQTINGNTVKLDNNAGGSLSTTLNGLSTLTFKAAPTGSANSSGVIVKANGNTIGQFDIAANSGSNTFTINNIDLTGSVALEFTGYNNADVQLDDIEWNAPSGARRVVSNQLLDEEVKVYPNPFNDQIKLQGVDQGTVTIFSITGNIVYQNDYQKGDTIVLNYLTKGMYILRVNDKTFKIKK, from the coding sequence ATGAACCGAGTACTACTCAAAACCAGCTTCAGAATGCTATTTATTCTGGCTATGATTCCTTTTATAGGAAATGCGCAAGACCCGAATTGGGGGAAAGAGAACCGTTGGGAAAGTCTTAATCCTGGCGGAGGTGGACAAATTCAAGATGTCTATTTTGATCGTAATGTAGAAGGCCGTATTTGGTTTTCAAGCGACATGGAAGGGGTGTATCGCTCCGACGATTTTGGTCAGTCTTGGCAGTATGTGTCCAAGGATTTAAGTCATGGTATGGCTTTTTGTATTGCCCAAGAAGAAGGAGGCAGTAAATTGTATCAAGGAGGTTTGTATGGTGCACATGTTGCCGTTAACCCGGGAGCTAGTAACCATCATAATGTTTCTTGGGACATGATTGAAGAAACTAGGGGTGATGCCATCGCTTCTATTGCTATTTCTTCAGATCATCAAACAGTTGTTTTGGCTCCGGGTTGGCAGAATAAAGATCCTCAAAAAGGGCAGGGATCGTTAATCGACCCAAATCAAAATCTTCAATCCGATAAGTTCAATGGGGAGAGAAACATCTATTTATCAAAAGATAGAGGGGCCACTTGGACCAAAGTAAAGTATGATAATACAAATGGATATCGTAATGTTTTTGGGGTGGCCATTCACCCAACAAACGATAATATCTATTTGGGTGCCGCATCGGGAGTTTTTGTATCTTCTAATGGTGGCAATTCATTTAATTTAATTGCTAAACCATCGGAAGCTATTGGTCCTGCAGGGAATGCGACTTCAATTACAAAACGACCGGATGGAGGATCGAGAGGTGTTGGCTTATCGCCTGATGGAAAGTACATTTATGCGACTTATCAAACGCAAGGAGGTTCTACGTATGCCGATAGAAGATGGGCAGTTTTTGTAGCGAAAACGTCATCTACGGGTATTACAGGTGGATGGACGAAAATTATGGATGGTTTAACAGATACAGCGGAATGGTATGATCCTAAAGTGGATCCAAGATCGACAGCTACGGAACACAGGTTATTAGTAGGAACTGTTTGGAACGATAATAAAAACAGAATTGGTTTGTGGGAAGCCACCGTGAATTATAATGGTTCTGGAAATGTAACTTCTTACAATTGGGAACAGATTCTAAACCTTCCTAAAAACAACAGATGTTTTGATTTTGAACCAAGCTGGGAACGTCGTGATTTTATTGTAAGAACATGTGATTATACTCCAAAATCTTGGAATCAACATCAAATTATCTCGATGGGAGGAATGAATGTTTTCTTAACGGATGCTGATGCTGTTGATTTCCCTTGTTCTAGTTGGAAGGAAGTTTATGGAGAAGTGATATATTATCAAGAGGGATTGGCGATGTCACATGAAAGAGGTTTTTCTTCACCATATTGCTATGATGTCGATAGTTATAAAAGCTATATGATTCAAGGGTGTGCTGATCATGGTATCTTACAAAGTTTGGACAATGGGTATTCTTGGACATCAGAACATGGTCCTCAGGGAATTACCAATGCAATGTCTGTTTTAACAGTACCAACTAATCCTGCTCTTGTATTAATGGATGCACGTAAAGGTTATGGAGCACCAAGTCAAAGTGTGGGTGGTTTGTATGCTAAACCAATCGAATTGGATAGAATTGGAAATGCAGAGGATTGGAAATTGATAGGTGGTTTTACACCAAATAATTCGGGTACAACCAATGATTTGCCATCAAGGAATTATCGTGCAATGCAGTACGATCCGAGCAATCCTAAGCGTGTTTATGTGACTATGAGAGGAAAGAATTGGGGCGGAGCAAATATCGAAGGAGGTGTGTACATGACCGATGATATTCTAGCAGTGTATAACGGGAATGGTTCTTGGAGAAAAATCTCAGAATCGAGTATGGGATATAGAGATTTTAGAGATGTTTGGGTAGATCCAAATAATGGTAATTACATTTATGTACGTTCGGCAGGATCAGGTTCTGCAGGTTCAATTTATAGAGGTGTTCGTCAGTCGAATGGTTCTTACACTTGGACGAATATGGAAACAGCAAGTAAGAATACATCGGATATTTATGCTTGGGAAAAAGATGGTCAAACTTGGTTAGTAGCTGCTGCTCAGATCAATAATGTGTATGGAGTTCATATATTGAAAACACCAAGAAATGCAGATTGGAATGATCCGAGTAATTGGACCTTTACAGGATTAGATGTTGCCAAAACATTGGAAATTCGTCCTGAAAAATGGGTAGAACCAAACGAACCGATTTCCATTGGTGGTTTAGCTGCTTTTGATGATCGTATTGTGGCCAATTCAGAGGTAAGTAATCATAAAAAAGGAAACGGATCTTTTATTGGGGTGATTCAAAATAATGGAACAGTGCAATGGTCGGATTGGACTAGAGCATCGGCTAATGATAGAGATATCGAAAACCCTACATCCCTACAAGCTAAAGTGAGAGTAGAAGACGGAGTGCCGTATTACTATGTGGCTTTAGCGGGAACTGGACCTTGGAGAAGACAAATTTCTTCAGCTGTTACTCCTCCAACTTGTTCGTTATCTGTTAATCCAAATAGTGTTGCCTTTGCTAGCAATGGCGGAACGAAAAATATTTCGGTGACGAGTACAGATGCTTTTTCAGCCAGCTCCAATCAAGGGTGGTTATCAGTGTCAACATCAAATAACCAGATTAGTGTAGTCGCTTCGGCAAATACATCTGAACAATCTAGAAATGCTACCGTTACGGTTTCTGGGTGTAAAAATGTATCCATATCTATCACTCAAGAAGGGGCATCAGTGACTCCTCCTCCTACAGGAGATTTGTTCACTGAAACATTGGATAATATGCCAACAGAGAACCAATGGGCCAATGGTAGTTTCGTTGGAAATTACGGACTGACTTGGGATTATGTTCAAGTGAAAAGAACATCCACTATCAATGGGAATACCATTAAGTTAGACAATAGTGCCAACGGAAGTTTATCTACTTCTTTATCAAATGGTCTGACATATTTGAGTTTCTGGGCAGCACCTACTGGAACGGGTTCTCCAAGTGGTGTTGAGGTGTATGTAAATGGTCAATTGATCCAATCATTTGAAATTGCTAAAGGAGCTGCACCTCAAGAATTTGTGATTCCGATTTTGGATGAATCAGGTACAACAGCTCTAGAATTTAGAGGAATGAATGCCTCTGATGTTCAGTTGGATGATATCAGTTGGAAAGACAATTCTGCTGTTACACTTTATCAACTAACCGTAAATAATGGATCGGGAAGTGGTAGTTATGCAGCTGGGGAAATCGTAACTGTTACTGCTAATGCTCCTGCTGCTGGTAAACAATTTAATGAGTGGACAGGAGCAGAACACCATTTAGCGAATCGTAATAATGCTTCTACTCAATTTACGATGCCATCTAATGGAGCCACAATTACAGCTACTTATGTAGATCTACCTTCTGGTGATAGTGGTTTCGAAAACTTCGACTTATTGGGCACCCTAAACGATTGGTCAACAGGATCATTTGTGGGGAACGATGGTCAGGTTTGGAATTATAGCGTCATTAAGAGAACACAAACCATTAATGGAAATACTGTAAAATTAGACAATAATGCTGGTGGTAGTTTATCGACGACATTGAATGGTTTATCAACGCTTACATTCAAAGCCGCACCTACAGGATCTGCGAATTCAAGTGGTGTTATTGTAAAAGCAAATGGAAATACCATTGGACAATTTGATATTGCAGCCAATTCAGGGTCGAATACATTTACGATCAATAATATTGATTTAACAGGAAGTGTTGCTTTAGAATTCACCGGCTATAACAATGCTGATGTACAATTAGATGATATTGAATGGAATGCACCTTCGGGAGCAAGAAGAGTGGTTTCTAATCAATTACTTGATGAAGAAGTAAAGGTTTATCCAAATCCATTTAATGATCAAATCAAGCTTCAAGGGGTTGATCAAGGAACGGTGACTATTTTCTCAATCACTGGAAATATTGTGTATCAGAATGATTATCAAAAAGGAGATACGATTGTATTAAATTATTTAACTAAAGGGATGTATATCCTAAGAGTAAATGATAAGACATTCAAGATCAAAAAATAA
- a CDS encoding nucleotidyltransferase family protein, with product MNKELLRYIDPFKELCKKHRLEKVYLFGSQATENYSEDSDIDLLIKFSDKIDVIDYADYYFNFLEDVENLFNKKVDLVSEKSLSNKYFIDEINRTKLSLYES from the coding sequence ATGAACAAAGAATTATTGAGATATATTGATCCTTTTAAAGAGCTATGCAAAAAACATAGACTAGAAAAAGTATATCTTTTTGGTTCTCAAGCAACTGAAAATTATTCAGAAGATAGTGATATTGACCTATTAATTAAATTTTCTGATAAGATTGATGTTATTGATTATGCTGACTATTACTTTAACTTTTTAGAAGATGTTGAAAATCTTTTCAACAAAAAAGTTGACTTAGTATCCGAAAAATCTTTAAGTAATAAATACTTTATTGATGAAATAAATAGAACTAAACTTTCTCTGTATGAATCCTAA
- a CDS encoding HepT-like ribonuclease domain-containing protein: protein MNPKALKYILDIEVIISEIDEILDKTDKNFFEFQKSFIYKRAIERDLEIIGEAVKKLYEIDPNYNISSKKKIIGLRNIISHAYDSVEDELLWGIIIKDIPILKKEILKLKNS, encoded by the coding sequence ATGAATCCTAAGGCTTTAAAATATATTTTAGATATAGAAGTCATAATTAGTGAAATAGATGAAATTCTTGATAAAACTGATAAAAACTTCTTTGAATTTCAGAAAAGTTTTATTTACAAAAGAGCTATTGAAAGAGATCTCGAAATTATCGGAGAAGCAGTAAAGAAACTTTATGAAATTGATCCAAACTATAATATTTCATCAAAAAAGAAAATAATAGGTTTACGTAATATCATAAGTCATGCATATGATTCTGTAGAGGATGAATTGTTATGGGGTATTATTATAAAAGATATCCCTATATTAAAAAAAGAAATATTGAAATTAAAAAACTCTTAG
- a CDS encoding MepB family protein produces MTNFNNQDLIDLYNNLSLDISNITWEEESKDYHACRFKLNNQLIISRKAKITPKKVGQFVTFWKRDQGQPIRPFHEKDNLDFFVINVQNDKQLGQFVFPKSVLIQKAILSTGSKEGKRGFRVYPIWDTPISKTAEKTQTWQLKYFIKIDEQTCEKKIMELYHLK; encoded by the coding sequence ATGACAAACTTCAACAACCAAGATTTGATTGACCTTTATAATAACTTATCACTTGATATTTCCAACATCACTTGGGAAGAGGAAAGCAAGGATTATCATGCTTGTCGATTTAAATTAAACAATCAACTTATCATAAGCAGAAAAGCGAAAATTACTCCCAAAAAAGTAGGACAATTTGTTACTTTTTGGAAGAGAGATCAAGGTCAACCTATTCGCCCTTTTCACGAAAAAGATAATCTTGATTTCTTCGTCATTAACGTTCAAAATGATAAACAATTAGGCCAGTTTGTCTTTCCAAAGTCGGTTTTAATACAAAAAGCTATTCTTTCGACAGGATCAAAAGAGGGTAAAAGAGGTTTTAGAGTTTATCCAATATGGGATACTCCCATAAGCAAAACTGCTGAGAAAACACAAACCTGGCAACTCAAATATTTTATTAAAATTGACGAGCAAACCTGTGAAAAGAAGATTATGGAACTCTATCACTTAAAGTAA